A region of the Neomicrococcus lactis genome:
TTCCATCCCAAATACTTGTAGAGCTCTTGACCGTCCTGGGTTGCCACGAGGAGACCGTCTACAACTTCGCCTTCAAGGGCAATAGCTGCAAGAGCGCGCATGACCAACGAAGCGAAACCGCGTCGGCGGTAATCGGGATCGGTGATGATGCGGTCAAACACGGCTACGTCTCCCACAACTGAAACGTGGCCAGAAGCGGCGACAACGTCATGGTCATTCTCGGGGTGCAAAGAGACCCACGCGTGCTGACCATCGCGTTCAATCTGCCACTCAAATCCTTCGGCTGGGCGAGGATCTTCAACGTCGTGACCTGCCATGGCAGTCGACATGATGACTTCGTCCTGCGCAACTACGGACATGCCAGCCGTGCGAGCAGCCTTCACGAGCTCGGCGGTGTTGTCCGTAAAAGCCACCAACCGGCGGTTGGGGTGCTTGATGAGAGTCTCGGCGATAGCCACGAGCTCTTCGTTCGTCGGTTCATGGACAACGTATTCCCAGTCGCCCGTTGTGTCGTGACGGAGGGACGCATGGACCCGACCGTCGTGACGGTTGTCGTAGCCGCGGGCACCAGACCAGCCGGTGACCCAGGTGCCAATCAATTCATCGTTCGCGGAGTTAGCCATAAGATGACCTTACCGTGAACTAACGCGTTCGAGGAGTGCTCCGCGCGCTCTGATACACGAATGAAACATGGCGCACTGCTTCCTCTAAGCGTTCTTGCAGTGAATGTCGAGACTCGCGAGTGACTAGGAATGTTAGGGTACGGTCCCTGGCCGACACTCCAAGAAAATTCGCCACTTTTCACTTAAAAATATGACCGTCAAAAATCGCCTAAAATTGATAGGTGTCTTTGAGCCGAATTGCCTTGTTTTACGCCTTTACCCCGCTAGCTGACCCAGAAGCCATCCGCTTGTGGCAGATCTCCCTCTTGGAGCAGTGGGGCCTGAAGGGGCGCATCATTGTATCCAAGCATGGAATTAACGGCACCGCCGGTGGTGAAATCACGGCCCTCAAGCAATATGTGAAGGCCACGCGCCAGTACCCAGGCTTCAAGAAGCTCGACGTGAAGTGGAGCGACGGCTCCGCAGATGACTTCCCGCGCATCTCCGTCAAGAATCGCAACGAGATCGTTTCCTTTGGCGCGCCTGAGGAACTCGTGGTGGATGAGAACGGTGTCGTCGGCGGTGGCGAGCACTTGCGTCCCGAAGAGGTTCACGAACTCGTAGAGCAGAAGAAGGAAGCCGGCGAAGAGGTGGTCTTCTTTGACGGTCGTAACGCGTTTGAGGCCCAGATCGGCCGTTTCAAGAACGCGATCGTTCCCGACGTCGCCACCACGCATGATTTCATCAAGGAGCTCGACTCCGGCAAGTATGACGATCTTAAGGACAAGCCGATCGTCACGTATTGCACCGGCGGCATCCGTTGCGAGGTCCTCTCCGCGCTCATGAAGAACCGCGGCTTCAAAGAGGTGTACCAGCTCAAGGGCGGCATCGTCCGCTACGGCGAAACCTTCGGTGACAAGGGCCTTTGGGAAGGCTCGCTCTACGTCTTCGACCGCCGCATGCACATGGAATTCACGCCGGAAGCCGTCACGATCGGCGAGTGCGTGCACTGTGGCAAGGGCACCAACAAGTTCGAGAACTGCTCCAACTTGTCCTGCCGTAACTTGCGTTTGTTCTGCGCTGATTGCGCGGCTGACCCGGTCAAGCGCGACTGCGGTCAGTGCTCTCGCGAAGATTCAGCTGCGGAAAGCGTTACGGCTTCCGTTTAGCGATATTCTGTCTGGCGAAATAGCGTCCGTCTCATGACGGGCGCTATTTTTTTTCACTACTGATTACGACGACGCTGGCCACAGTCCGATTGCGCCGTCTTGCGGATCGAGGTCTTCCGTTTCGGTGTGATACACCGTGAGTCCGCGTGCTTCGTAGTTCGGGATCGCGGCGGGGCCATCGAGACTGCACGTGTGAACCCACACGCGGGAGACCGGCGGTAGTGATTCCCAGCGGGAGTCCATGTCCCACGCTCGAGCGATACCTTCGCTCAGCAAGATGCCACCTAGTCCCTGACCCGTTGCTTCGGGGAAGAGGCCGAAGTACATGATCTCCACTTCAGTGGTCTCTACATCGGCTTCTTTGAGACGCGAGACGAGTTCCACGTAGCCGGCAGGAGCATGGTTGACGTAGAGAACGTACGTTTCAGTACCTTCTTGGCTGATCGCGTCTTGCCACTGCTGGCGACTCCAGATCAGTCGGTCCGCCCAATTGAGGTCGCTTCCCACGCTGCGATACAAGAACTTGGAGAAGTCCGCGCTGATATGTGGCATCAGGGCGATCTGGCACTGAGCCGGAAGCTCGCGCGCGGAAGCCTTGAGGGAGCCGGAATCAAGCATTTCTAGGTACGTCGTTGTTACAGAAACCACGCCTCAAGACTACAAGCGCGGCCACCCTCTCTGCGTTGGCCTGCCCACTAAACTAGCTTCGTGACTTCAATTGCGTCCGCAACCCCAGAATTTGCCGCAGTCCCCGACGCTCCGGCGAGCGGCGACGTCGTACTCCTTGACGCTCTCGCAGCGGAACTTGAAGCGGCACGCTTTTACTACGACGACATCGAGGCGTTTCTTGGCGCCGATGGATTTCAGGCGCTCAACCGCGAGCAAGTGACGCCAGCGCGGCGGATCATCGTGCGCGAGTTCACGAAGCCCCGCCCGCATCCACTCGCGGTAGTGCTGAGCCTGTTCATCATTGGCGATGAAGTCAATGCCACCCTGGTGCGAGACGCCTTCCCGACCCTCGGCGTGGAGGGTCTCGAGGAACTGCGGCTCATCGAGTGGACGGATTTCGGCGTCAAAGCCACGGTTGACTTGCGTCCACACGCTTCCGAAGCGAACGAGATTTGGGTTGCGAGCGACCTGGGTCAGCTGCAAGCGCCGGGCGTTCTGCGCAACGACTATGTGCTGGGAATCGGGCAGGCATCGCTCACCCTCGCTCGTTTTGTGGACCGCTCGCCGGTCAAGAGCGCACTCGACGTGGGTGCCGGTTGCGGCATTCAGACGTTCCATTTGCTGGACCACTGTGAGCGCGTGGTGGCGACCGATATCTCGGACCGAGCGCTCGCGTACACCCGCTTCAACGTGCTGCTGAACCGCCGTGCGTGGAACCTTGAGCCGCAGGACGTGCGCCGCGGCGGCCGATTGCATTTGGTGAAGGGCGACATGCTCAAGCCCGTTGCTGGTCAACGCTTTGACTTGGTGGTGAGCAATCCGCCGTTCGTCATTACTCCGCGTGTACCGGGCGGCGACGTGTTTACCTACCGCGACGGCGGACTTCCGGGCGATCAGCTGGTGGGGGAACTCATTACGCAGGTTCCGAAGGTGCTGGTTCCTGGCGGCCAAGTGTTCATGCTGGCCAATTGGGAAATCGCGCACGCCGATGGCGGCGAAGCGGAACTCGATTGGAAGAAGCGCCCTCAAGAGTGGATTGCCGCTGCCCATCAGGGAGGGCAACCGCTGGATTCTTGGTTTATCCAGCGCGACCAAGCGAACGGACACGAGTACGCCGAGACGTGGCTCAAAGACGCCGCTGAAGCACGTGACCCGGAATTGTATGCCCAGCGCTACGGACAGTACTTGGACGACTTCGCCGCCCGCAACGTCTACGGCGTGGGATTTGGTATGGTCTGGCTCCGCGCGTTTGGCGGGGTCATTGAGCGCTACGAAGAAATTTTGCATCCGCTGGAGGAGCCCATCGGTCCGGCTTTCGCTGCCGCTGTAGAGCGCGCGGATGAAGCCGCGCAGTGGCAAGCGGCCGATGCCATGAAGGATCAGTATTTCGCGGTCCCAGATGATGTGACGGAAGAACGTCATCAGCGTCCGGGCGCAGAACACCCGAGTGTCATCCTGCTACGCCAGGGCGCTGGCTTCCGCCGCAGCACCATCTTGACGAGCGAGGCCGCCGGATTCGTGTCTGCGTGCGACGGTGATCTCAACGCGGGCGTGATCGCACAGGCCATCGCGACGCTCTCTCCGGACATTGCCGAAGAAGACGAAGCCGCCTTCGTGGAGAACTTGCTGCAGCAGATTGAGCACTTGTTCCTTATGGGATTTCTGCACGTCACCCACGGTTAATTCGTAAGGAAGCGGCTTCGCTTCTCGACAAGATACGAACATTCTTCGTCATCTTGAGGTGCACGTCACATTAAATGCGAAACAACCATTAGACTTTTCCCTCATGATGCAGAACAGTTCCGCCGGGACCACGGCGCTAGCTGAAGCGGTACGCAAAAATTCAGCGAACGCCGTCGTTATTTCGGATCCCCAGGCCATCCGGGCGCTCGCTCACGAGGCCCGGCTGGAAGCCTTGGAAGAACTCTTCGCATCTCAGGCCTCACGAACCGCAACGGAGCTTGCTGGACGGTGTCGACTGACGCCGAGCGCTATGAGCTATCACTTGCGCGCTCTGGAGAAGTACGGCTTCGTGATGCGCGCCCCGAGCGAGGGCGACGGACGCGAGCGACGCTGGCGCGCAGCCGGCGATCACCTCGTGGTTGGATCATTCCGCGAGTCATATGCGGCCAAGAATGCGTATTTGAGCGTGCAGCTCAACGCCTTCCGAGATCGCCTCACGAACGAAATCCAATTCCGCGAAAGCGAGCGTGCGGAGAATATTGAGCCGCCCGCGGACCGCGCACCGGTACTCACCACCGGCCTCATGTTCATGAATGAGGAGAAACAAAAGGAATTCATTCGGAAGATGTACGCGCTTGTCGAAGAGTACGAGCACATCTCCGGTCCCGAAGAGCGCTCCATTGGTGGCGAGCGCTTGTATTACATGCTTTCTTTGCTGCCAGAACGCTTGAACCGCAACGCCGGCGCCCCGGTTGAGGACGAGGATTTCAAAGAGGACGACGACGCCGAGGCTAGTTCCTAAGCTGACCCTTCGTACCGGTGGGCCTGAGGTTGGTGCGATACTGTCAACTGCGCAAGGACAACGGCTGTGTTGCGAACAAGTGCGCACATGCAGTTACCCTTGAAAACAAGCGTCTTGATTGAAAGATGCGCAGTTCAGGCAGTAAAGAGGAGTCAAGTGCCCGCAAAGGCCAAAGCACCCACAGGTCGCAAGCTCGTTATCGTCGAGTCTCCGGCGAAGAGCAAATCCATCGCAAAGTACTTGGGCGAGGGGTTCGACGTCGACGCTTCTGTCGGCCACATTCGTGACTTGCCTCAGCCGTCCGAACTGCCCGCTGAGCTCAAGAAAACCAGCATCGGCAAGTTCGCTGTAGACGTTGATAACGACTTCGAGCCGTACTACATGGTGTACCCGGACAAGAAGAAGCGCGTTGCCGAACTCAAAGCGAAACTGAAAGAGTCTGATGAACTCTTTCTCGCAACCGATGCGGATCGCGAAGGCGAAGCCATTGCATGGCACTTGTTGGAAGTATTGAAGCCCAAGGTGCCTGTGCACCGCATGACCTTCACGGAAATCACCAAAGAAGGTATTGCTCGCGCGCTTGAGAACATTCGTGACCTGGACACCGACTTGGTGGACGCTCAGGAAACTCGCCGCGTGCTGGACCGTTTGTACGGTTACGAGATTTCCCCAGTGCTGTGGCGCAAGGTTGCGCGCGGCCTGTCTGCCGGACGTGTGCAGTCCGTGGCCACCCGAATGGTGGTGGAGCGCGAGCGCGAACGCATGGCGTTCCGGTCTGCCAACTACTGGGATCTTTCCGGAACTTTCACCACCGAAAGCGCTGAATCCTTTACCGCGAAGCTGACCTCTTTGGATGGTCGCCGCGTTGCTGCCGGTCGCGACTTTGACGACAAGGGCAACCTGACCACCGGACGCAATGGCGCTGCGGTTCACCTCAATGAAGAGGCTGCGAGGTCGCTCGCTTACGCTCTGGAACGCGTGCCTTTTGAAGTCACGTCCGTTGAGAACAAGCCGTACACGCGTCGCCCAGCGGCACCGTTCACGACCTCAACCCTCCAGCAGGAAGCGTCCCGCAAATTGCGCTGGTCCAGCCGTTCTACCATGCAGGTGGCGCAGCGGTTGTACGAAAACGGCTACATCACTTATATGCGTACGGACTCGGTCTTCCTTTCGAACGAAGCAGTCAACGCTGCTCGTCGTCAGGCCACCGAACTCTACGGCGCAGCGTACGTTCCAAGCTCTCCACGTCTGTACAAGGCGAAGAACGATTCTGCACAGGAAGCTCACGAAGCAATCCGCCCAGCCGGTGACGCCTTCCGCCGTCCGCAGGACGTGCGCAGCTCACTGAGCGCCGATGAGTTCAAGCTCTACGAACTGATTTGGAAGCGCACCGTTGCCTCCCAGATGGCTGATGCCAAGGGTTCCACGGCCTCCGTACGTTTGGCGGGCACCTCTACTGCCGGTCAGAAGGCTGAGTTCTCCGCATCCGGTACCGTCATCACCTTCCCTGGCTTCATGGCTGCATACGAAGAGGGCAAGGACGTTGACCAGGAAGCTGCTCAGGAAGCGGAAGCGGAACGCCGTTTGCCGAACCTGAAGGTCGAAGAGTCGCTCACCAGCACCAACATCGAGGCCAGCGGCCACGACACTACGCCGCCAGCGCGCTACACCGAAGCCTCCATTGTGGCTGAGCTGGAAAAGCGCGAGATCGGCCGTCCTTCCACGTACGCGCCGACTATTTCCACCATCATGGACCGCGGCTACGTCACGAAGCGTGGCGGGGCCTTGGTTCCAAGTTGGATCGCGTTCTCCGTGATCCGTCTCCTCGAAGAGCACTTCGCGAAGTACGTGGACTATGAATTTACGGCACGTCTCGAAGATGACCTCGACGAGATTGCTGCCGGACACGTCAAGCGCACCGATTGGCTCAAGCGTTTCTACTTCGGTGGAGATGACCTTGAAGGTCTTGCCGCTGACGTGGAGAACCTTGGCGAAATCGATGCTCGTGCCATCAACTCGATCGAGATTGCTGACGGCATTGTGTTGCGCGTCGGCAAGTTCGGTCCGTACCTCGAGCAGGCGCTTCCAGCTGATGCTCCCGAAGGCACAGAGCCAGTACGTGCCAACGTGCCGGACGACTTGGCCCCGGATGAGCTGACCGCCGAGAAGGCTCTCGAACTCATGGCCTCCAACGGATCTGGCGAGCGCGTGCTCGGCGTGGATCCGTCCACCGGCCGTGAGATCGTGGCAAAGGATGGTCGTTACGGCGCCTACGTCACGGAAGTCATTCCTGAACTGACTGAAGAAGAGCTCGCTGCGATTCCGGTGGAGTACTACAAGAACGGCAAGCCAAAGCCGCCGAAGAAGCCGGTCAAAGAAAAGCCACGCACGGGTTCGCTCTTCAAGTCCATGAGCTTGGATTCGGTGACCTTGGAGGATGCTCTCAAGCTTCTGAGCCTCCCACGCGTTATTGGCGTGGACGCCGAAGGTGCTGAGATCACGGCTCAGAACGGCCGCTTTGGTCCATACCTGAAGAAGGGTTCTGATTCCCGCTCGTTGGCGACTGAGGACGAAATCTTCAGCACCACGTTGGAGAAGGCCCTCGAGATTTACTCGCAGCCGAAGCAACGTGGCGCCCGTCAGGCTGTCCCGCCGCTCGCTGAGTTCGGTCCTGACCCGGTCAGCGAAAAGAACATTGTGGTGAAGGAAGGCCGCTTCGGCGCCTACATCACCGACGGTGTCACCAACATCACCATTCCGCGCGATACCACTCTCGAGGAACTCACTCGCGAGCGTGCCATCGAATTGCTCGCCGACAAGCGCGCACGCGGTCCGGTGAAGCGCGGTGCCAAGGCTCCAGCTAAGAAGACCACGGCTGCAAAGAAGACGACGACGGCGAAGTCCACCGCAACCAAGTCCACGTCGGTAGCTCGCGCACCCAAGAAATAAGAGGCGAGTGTCTTCATGCGCTTGGGCGTTCTTGATATCGGTTCAAACACGGTTCACTTGTTGTTGGTCGATGCGCACCCAGGCGCACGTCCTG
Encoded here:
- a CDS encoding GNAT family N-acetyltransferase, whose protein sequence is MANSANDELIGTWVTGWSGARGYDNRHDGRVHASLRHDTTGDWEYVVHEPTNEELVAIAETLIKHPNRRLVAFTDNTAELVKAARTAGMSVVAQDEVIMSTAMAGHDVEDPRPAEGFEWQIERDGQHAWVSLHPENDHDVVAASGHVSVVGDVAVFDRIITDPDYRRRGFASLVMRALAAIALEGEVVDGLLVATQDGQELYKYLGWKTLGSAIVFEGGEPHILNSPTAHS
- a CDS encoding rhodanese-related sulfurtransferase; translated protein: MSLSRIALFYAFTPLADPEAIRLWQISLLEQWGLKGRIIVSKHGINGTAGGEITALKQYVKATRQYPGFKKLDVKWSDGSADDFPRISVKNRNEIVSFGAPEELVVDENGVVGGGEHLRPEEVHELVEQKKEAGEEVVFFDGRNAFEAQIGRFKNAIVPDVATTHDFIKELDSGKYDDLKDKPIVTYCTGGIRCEVLSALMKNRGFKEVYQLKGGIVRYGETFGDKGLWEGSLYVFDRRMHMEFTPEAVTIGECVHCGKGTNKFENCSNLSCRNLRLFCADCAADPVKRDCGQCSREDSAAESVTASV
- a CDS encoding GNAT family N-acetyltransferase, with the translated sequence MVSVTTTYLEMLDSGSLKASARELPAQCQIALMPHISADFSKFLYRSVGSDLNWADRLIWSRQQWQDAISQEGTETYVLYVNHAPAGYVELVSRLKEADVETTEVEIMYFGLFPEATGQGLGGILLSEGIARAWDMDSRWESLPPVSRVWVHTCSLDGPAAIPNYEARGLTVYHTETEDLDPQDGAIGLWPASS
- a CDS encoding DUF7059 domain-containing protein: MTSIASATPEFAAVPDAPASGDVVLLDALAAELEAARFYYDDIEAFLGADGFQALNREQVTPARRIIVREFTKPRPHPLAVVLSLFIIGDEVNATLVRDAFPTLGVEGLEELRLIEWTDFGVKATVDLRPHASEANEIWVASDLGQLQAPGVLRNDYVLGIGQASLTLARFVDRSPVKSALDVGAGCGIQTFHLLDHCERVVATDISDRALAYTRFNVLLNRRAWNLEPQDVRRGGRLHLVKGDMLKPVAGQRFDLVVSNPPFVITPRVPGGDVFTYRDGGLPGDQLVGELITQVPKVLVPGGQVFMLANWEIAHADGGEAELDWKKRPQEWIAAAHQGGQPLDSWFIQRDQANGHEYAETWLKDAAEARDPELYAQRYGQYLDDFAARNVYGVGFGMVWLRAFGGVIERYEEILHPLEEPIGPAFAAAVERADEAAQWQAADAMKDQYFAVPDDVTEERHQRPGAEHPSVILLRQGAGFRRSTILTSEAAGFVSACDGDLNAGVIAQAIATLSPDIAEEDEAAFVENLLQQIEHLFLMGFLHVTHG
- a CDS encoding ArsR/SmtB family transcription factor — encoded protein: MMQNSSAGTTALAEAVRKNSANAVVISDPQAIRALAHEARLEALEELFASQASRTATELAGRCRLTPSAMSYHLRALEKYGFVMRAPSEGDGRERRWRAAGDHLVVGSFRESYAAKNAYLSVQLNAFRDRLTNEIQFRESERAENIEPPADRAPVLTTGLMFMNEEKQKEFIRKMYALVEEYEHISGPEERSIGGERLYYMLSLLPERLNRNAGAPVEDEDFKEDDDAEASS
- the topA gene encoding type I DNA topoisomerase, coding for MPAKAKAPTGRKLVIVESPAKSKSIAKYLGEGFDVDASVGHIRDLPQPSELPAELKKTSIGKFAVDVDNDFEPYYMVYPDKKKRVAELKAKLKESDELFLATDADREGEAIAWHLLEVLKPKVPVHRMTFTEITKEGIARALENIRDLDTDLVDAQETRRVLDRLYGYEISPVLWRKVARGLSAGRVQSVATRMVVERERERMAFRSANYWDLSGTFTTESAESFTAKLTSLDGRRVAAGRDFDDKGNLTTGRNGAAVHLNEEAARSLAYALERVPFEVTSVENKPYTRRPAAPFTTSTLQQEASRKLRWSSRSTMQVAQRLYENGYITYMRTDSVFLSNEAVNAARRQATELYGAAYVPSSPRLYKAKNDSAQEAHEAIRPAGDAFRRPQDVRSSLSADEFKLYELIWKRTVASQMADAKGSTASVRLAGTSTAGQKAEFSASGTVITFPGFMAAYEEGKDVDQEAAQEAEAERRLPNLKVEESLTSTNIEASGHDTTPPARYTEASIVAELEKREIGRPSTYAPTISTIMDRGYVTKRGGALVPSWIAFSVIRLLEEHFAKYVDYEFTARLEDDLDEIAAGHVKRTDWLKRFYFGGDDLEGLAADVENLGEIDARAINSIEIADGIVLRVGKFGPYLEQALPADAPEGTEPVRANVPDDLAPDELTAEKALELMASNGSGERVLGVDPSTGREIVAKDGRYGAYVTEVIPELTEEELAAIPVEYYKNGKPKPPKKPVKEKPRTGSLFKSMSLDSVTLEDALKLLSLPRVIGVDAEGAEITAQNGRFGPYLKKGSDSRSLATEDEIFSTTLEKALEIYSQPKQRGARQAVPPLAEFGPDPVSEKNIVVKEGRFGAYITDGVTNITIPRDTTLEELTRERAIELLADKRARGPVKRGAKAPAKKTTAAKKTTTAKSTATKSTSVARAPKK